A segment of the Marinomonas posidonica IVIA-Po-181 genome:
GCCAAAAGCTTGTCACCTACCTCATGACCAAAGGCTTCATTGATGGTTTTAAAGTGATCCAAATCCAGCACAAAGGTCGCCAACCATTTTGATTCTTTCTGACATACTGCAATCCGTTCGGTTAACAATTGCTGTAACTTGTAACGGCTTAATAACCCAGTCATTGGGTCTACTTCAACATCTTGATTAGCAAGCGCTAATGCATGTCGATGCATTCTATTCAAGCGATGAACAAAGCTACTAAGGCCGACGGCTAACAAGATTGAAATCAAACAAGGACTGATCACAAACAGCCAATTCACGCCAGTCAATCGTCCTTCTAATGGAAATGCATGATTGCTTGTCCCCAAGACATATTCAAGTAACTCAAGATCATGTTCAATATGACTGGTTTCCGCCCAATATATGATCAAGCTGGTTACTAAGCCACTGAAAAACACCAACCCAAAAACGAAAAATGGAGACTTCTTACTCACAACCTTACTCATTCCACCTACCATAATGTATGTGATTCTTAACACTTTATCTGAAATAACGTTAACTCTACCTAAAAACCCTAATACGAACACGGAATATCTCATTGAAAAGGGTATTTATCTCATTTTTCTGCTATTCTCTGGCAAAATTTTATTCAACTAGACAGGCCTTTTGTGACCCAATTCCAAGACACTCTCAAGCAACAATTACCCAGTAAACTGACCACTCTGCTTTCAGACATGGGATTTACCCGGTTCACACCGATTCAGGAGCAAAGTTTGCCAGCCATTATGGATGGCAAAGACATTCTGGCACAGGCTCAAACCGGGAGTGGTAAAACACTTGCTTTCGCCATAGGCGTGTTGCTTAAAATCAACCCGCGCTTTTTTGGCGTTCAAGCCTTGGTCATGTGCCCTACTCGAGAATTGGCAGATCAAGTGTCAAAAGAAATCCGTAAAGTGGCGCGTTTTCAAGAAAACATCAAGGTATTGAGTCTCTGTGGCGGCATGCCATTTGGTCCGCAAATTAACTCGTTAGAACACGGCGCTCACATTGTGGTCGGTACACCTGGCCGTTTAATGGAACATTTGCGCAAAGGCACATTGCGCTTAAACGCTTTAAGTACTTTGGTGTTAGACGAAGCCGATCGCATGCTGGACATGGGCTTTGTCGACAGTATTCGCGAAGTGGTTGAGTTAACCCCAAAAGAGAAGCAAACCCTACTATTCTCTGCCACCTATGGTGATAACATTGAAGCGCTGAGTGCTGAATTTCAACGCCAGCCCATCAGCATCAAGGTAGAAATACAAGAAGACTTAAAGCCCAACATCGAACAGTTCTTTGTACGTAGCGAAAACGCCAACAAAACCACGGCGCTGTTAAGCTGTTTACAACATTTTGCTCCGCGCCAAGCCATTGTGTTTTGTAATACCAAAGCGGAGTCACAACTCGTCGCGGACTGGTTAGATGATCACAAAGTAGCGGCACAAGCCATTCACGGTGATTTGGAGCAAAAGCAACGAGATCAAGTCTTAGTGCGATTCAGTAACCAAAGTAGCTGTATCTTAGTGGCAACCGATGTGGCAGCCCGTGGCATCGATGTGAAAGAGGTTGATCTGATCGTCAACTATGACACCACTCGAGACACAGATGTGCATACTCACCGTATTGGCCGAACTGGCCGTGCTGGCGCCGCCGGTGTCGCCGTCAATTTGATTACCTCAAAAGACGATTATAAAGTGCGCGACATTGAAAGTCGTTTTGACATCAAAGCCAATTTTATCGAATTAGACGAAGCGGATCCGACGTATCGCCTGATACCGGAAAAAACCACAATCGCCTTCGACGCTGGCCGCAAAAATAAGCTTCGCCCTGGCGACATACTGGGCGCTTTAACCGCTGGTCTAGGGTTAGACAAACAACAAGTGGGCAAAATAGATATTTTCGATTTTCATGCTTACGTAGCCGTTGATAACCAAGTGGCCAAAAAAGTGGTGAAAGCATTGGAAAATAAAAAGATCAAAGGCCGTAATATTCGTGCGAGGATTTTAAGGTAATCATGATGACAAGGATGTACGCGCTGATTCAGCCCCCCTGGTTACAGCTCGTTGGTTTTTTAGTCGGCTTCATTGCCATTAGTATTGCCACTTTAACGCCAATGGAACAACTCCCTGCGGTTCCTGGTTCAGACAAACTTCATCATGTCATTGGCTTTGGGGGCTGGGCATTGATGTGTGCGTTTGGTCCTTATAAACGCTTTTTATACCTATCTCTGTTCATTTTTTTATGGGGCGGTGTAATTGAATTGATTCAACCTAGCGTCAATCGATATGGCGAATGGCTAGATTTTTATGCTGATGCTCTAGGTGTTTGTCTCGTTGTCATCATTCGAGCTACTTTAATCTATCGCGCTAAAATTCACCAACTTAGTGAAAGCCAAGACAACAACTGATAAAGTATAACCGTTTGGTCAAATATTTTAGAGAGAGATAAGATGACGCAATTAAAAGCTTGGCGTGCGGCCATTGTTCACTGTATTGCAGACCCAAAAGACGTCGGCACAGAAGCGGCTTACGAATATTTTGAAGATGGAATATTGGTTGTCGATGGCGATAAGATTCATGCACTAGGCGATGCCAATACCTTATTACCGAATTTACCAGACTCTCTCCAAATTGAGCATCATCCTAACGCCATCCTAACACCAGGATTGATTGACACCCATATTCATTATCCACAAACGGATATGATTGGCTCTTATGGCGAACAATTACTAACTTGGCTTAATACCTATACTTTCCCAGAAGAAGCCAAATTCAGCGATAAAGATCATGCTCGTGATGTCGCGGAGCGCTTTTTAGCTGAGTTGTTACGTAATGGTACGACGACGGCTTTAGTCTTTGGCACCGTTCATAAGGTGTCGGTTGATGCTTTTTTTGAAGCCAGCCAAGTACATAATTTGCGTATGATTTGTGGCAAGGTCATGATGGATCGCAATGCTCCTGATTACCTTACCGATACGCCTGAAACAAGTTACCAAGAAAGCAAGCAACTGATTGAGAAATGGCATAACAAGGGCCGCTTACACTACGCCATCACGCCAAGATTTGCGCCAACCAGCTCTGACCAGCAACTTGCATTAGCGGGTAAATTACTCAGCGAATATGATGATGTTTACTTGCACACACACTTATCTGAGAACAAAGATGAGTGTGCTTGGGTACAAGAACTCTTCCCTAACAGCAAGCACTATCTGGATGTCTACGACCAAAACCAACTGCTAAGTGAACGCTCTGTTTTTGCCCATGGCATCCATTTGTGTGATCACGAATACCAAAGATTGAGCGAAACGGGATCGGCAATTTCTTTCTGCCCAACCTCTAATCTGTTTATTGGTAGCGGCTTATTTAAACTCAGCAAAGCTGAGCAACATAACGTCAATGTTGGTTTAGGAACCGATGTGGGGGGCGGAACCAGTTTCTCAATGTTGCAGACAATGAATGAAGCCTACAAAGTCATTCAATTACAAAATGAAAACCTAAATCCTATCAAGTCTTTGTACTTATCCACCTTAGGTGGCGCAAAAGCACTCCGCCTCGAAGATAAAATAGGCAATCTAGCCGTTGGTAGTGAAGCGGATTTTATCCTCTTAGACAAGCAAGCCACGCCTTTACTGAGTTCGCGCTTAGCCTTATCAAAAAATATAGAAGAAAGCCTATTCGTGTTGATGACCATTGGGGATGACAGAGCCGTTCAAGCCACCTACTCTGCTGGCCAATGTGTCCATCGTCGTTAAAATATCATTAGTGTCATGAATAAGATGGAACAAGATGCGTTATTCATGACATTCTTCTCTCATATTACAAACGAGGTAAGCTAATATGCACTCTCAAGCCACCATTGCACTGGGCGCTTTTGCAATCTTTTTTGTTGGTATTGCATTAACCATTTGCTTGGTGATGTTGAAAAAATTTCGCCAACAAAGCTCAAAAAAGAACACAATATCAACGGAAGCTGCCGATAAACCAAAAGACCATTAACTCAGCAGGAAATTCACCTAAGACCTTGTCGTTAAGGATAAAGTCGTACAATACCGGTTTTACCTTCGAAATCCCCCAGTATCCAAACCTTTTCGAACACATGCGGCTCTGGAATACTGATCAAATGTTCTAGCGCTTTAATGTCTTCTTGTCGCCAAGCCGGATGAGCATTACGTATTACCAGCCAAACCCGCTTTGTACGATAACGTTTGCCCGCTTTATTCTCTAAGATCTTGTTCAAGGCCTTTAATAACCGATCTTCCACTGGCTCTTGCCTCAATTGAGCAAGCACTTGATGTGTTTGAGAGGTCAAATGTCGTCCAAGAATTTCCATTGCTTCTTCTTCTGAACCATATAAATGAGCGATTTCTAAATCGAGTCGTTCTCCCTCAAACATACATGACACATCTGGACGCATTGGGTCATTGTGCCATATGTGACGAATTGGCTTGCCGGTGTTTTTTTCATAACAACGCATAAAGAGTTTTGCGGCTTGATGCTCTAGCTCGATTTTCTCTCTCTCACTCTCTTGCATTGACGCCCCCTTGATACGGCATTAAGCGATTGTCCACTTCCTTATTTTATACACATAAACGCAAACTGAACTTCATAAATCCTAAGTATAATATTAAATTATCTGAATTCATTTCTGGTGAGTTCTCAAGTTTAAATCATTCTTATGGAATCTATATGGAAAACGCCCATAACAATACTCAGGCATCCGGCATGCAGGCAAAGGAATTCACTATTCTGGTCGCCCTTCTTATGTCAATCGTTGCCATCTCAATTGATGCACTCTTACCGGCTTTGGGCATTATCGGTAATGACCTTGGTGCCGTAACGGCTAACCAGCCACAGCTTCTGATCAGCATGCTATTTTTAGGGATGGCATTGGGACAACTCATTTGTGGCCCGCTTTCAGATGCGCTAGGCCGACGTCCGATCTTATTTTCAGGCTTTACTCTTTACCTAATTGGTACCCTGATTTGCTATCAGGCGAACAATCTAGAAATGCTAATGATTGGACGTTTTATACAAGGCCTAGGGGTTGCAGGGCCTTATATCTCAGCCATTTCACTTGTACGAGATTTATTTCATGGCGCGCAAATGGCACGCATCATGTCCTTGGTGATGATGATATTTGTACTGGTGCCGGCCATTGCACCGACACTAGGTCAAGGCATTATGCTGATCTCTGACTGGCGTGGTATTTTCGAGCTGTATCTGGTCTACGCTATCATTTTGATGCTGTGGATCTTCTTCCGTTTAAAAGAAACCTTACCCAAAGAAAATCGTATTGCCTTTTCGACAAAAGGATTTTATGACGGTTTTAAAGAAGTCGTCACCAACCGAATCACGGCAAGCTATACGATTTGCATGGGGCTATTTTTTGGTAGCTTTATTGGCTATTTGAACTCTTCCCAGCAAATCTTTCAGGTGCAATTCGAAACAGGCAATATGTTTTCAGTCTACTTTGGCTTATTGGCCTTAGTTCTGGGCGTATCATCTTTAATCAACTCTAGAGTAGTGGAAAGATTTGGGGCCCGTCATATTGCGTTTCGCGCCATTTGCTTGGTGGTGGTTGCTTCTGCGATTTTCTTAACCTTACATTCTTTTGCTGAAATCACCCTGTGGATGTTTATGCTCTATGCAAGCGTCTTGTTTTTCTGCTTTGGCTTGCTGTTTGGCAACGTCAATGCGCTGGCCATGGAACCGATGGGACACGTCGCCGGTATCGCGTCGGCCATCATTGGTTCGGTCTCTTCTATCATGTCCATGTCGATTGGCACCGTGATAGGTCAATTGTATGACAATACCTTGATTCCGATTTCGGGTGGCTTTGTGATCATGGGGTCGCTCGCCATCGTCATCATGATCTGGGCAGAAAAAGGCCGTCTCGAAGACCTAGCGGAAGTCGGAAACGTCTCCGCCTAGCGCTTGGCAAAAACATCACTCATAAAAAAGCTCGCACGATCACTATGCAATCGTAGCGAGCTTTTTTATGTTTTCTTACTCTAGCGTCGTCCAATAATGGGCTGCAACTCTGACAACAAATCTGCTTGCGAGATAGCAGGCTGTTTTAGCAACGCCGGTAAGAGCAAAGATCGCCGAGTGACGGCATCCAACAGTTGATATACCTCATCCGACACTTGATAAAAGTCTTTCCAGCACAGCAGCACATTTTCAAGCCGCGCTTCAAATTGCGCAAAAAGTTTCATCGATGTGGCCGACATTTTATGCTGCTCGCCGATAAAAATACGATATACCGCTAACCACTCAGATTTCGAAACCCACGTATTCCAAAGTGTCAACCAAGCTGTCAGAGCATGCTTCGACTCTGATTGCTGACACACAACGAAGGTTTCCGATAGTTTTTGCTCAGCGCTCACAGATAAGCTTTCTAATACCTGCTCCCACAACACCAACTTAGTTGGAAAATTACTGTAAACCGTTGGTTTAGAAACGGCGGCGGCATTCACCACTTGATCAATACTCGTGCCTTGATAGCCCTGCCTGGTAAACAACTCACAAGCCGCTGACACAATATGTGTTTTTTTACTGGGTCTTCCCCTAGCCATGTTTCTTCTAACCTTAATTAAAGCGACTTACCCACCATTCTAACTGATTGATGCTAATAAGCCGCCTACAATGTCCTCACCTAAGAAAATCATCTGAAAATCAAAACACTACGGCTGCCCTTGAAAAACAGCCACGCCCTCTGGGATTTCAAACCAATCCTGTTTTTCCGATACCCAAACATGAGCCGTTGGCTGGATGATTGATGTGTCATCTAACGTACTGGGTTTTAACTTAATCAAATCCGGTTTGGCCGGATCAAAATGGTATATTCGGTTGCCACAAGTCACACAAAATTTGGCGGCGGCAACATTGCCACTGTCAGAGCCTCGCTGCCAATCCGCCAACTCACCCTCAATCACCAATTGCTCTTTATCTATCACGGCGGTAATACTAAACGCACTTGTAGAAAGCTTTTGACACTCTTTACAGTGACACGCTACTACCATTTTAGGTGCTGACAACAACTGATATTGGACACCACCACACTGGCAAGCACCACGAATGGGATAATTTGCATCGCTCATTAGTCACTCCTTTTAAACCACATCTTATAAATAACACTGAGTTTGTAAAAACCAGATGTCACTCAACGATTTAACCATCACTTGTTACAGTACAAACGATAGAATAACCCTTGCCTTAGGCAAATTAAAAGTAATAAATACCCCTTAATAGACAACAACCTAAGTCATAAGATGCTATAAGCTGGCGATATTAAAGTTAGTCATCCAGATATGAAAAAACCAAATAGCATGTATTAGCACCCGACAGGAAAGACGAAAAAATTAAGCCATTTATGAATGGCTTACACCACCAAACGCTTTCTTTAATATCAAACTCTCTCTTTAATGCCATTAACCGCCCCGCCCCGTTCAGCGCGTTTAAAAGAACAATATGACTTAAAGGTACCAAGTTAAAGCAAATGATTAGTCACATCATTATTGCCCTATTAAATTGTCGTAAGGCTTCGACTTAAGGTCGACAATTATAACCACAAACACTATCCGACTCGGCTTCGAGTTGTTACAATCAAAAATCTTGCTTACAAAATGAAACATTTATGTAAGAAAGAAAAGGTACTTTAGGAATGAAAACTGCCTAAAACAAGGAAGCTGTACACAAAGATTAGCAATGTATTGTAAATCGTGTGATTTCTATTCAAGTCTTCTTTCGGTTTAGCAGTCATGTAGTTGGGATACAAGTAAGCAATGAAAGATAATGTAACGATATCAGTATCTTCTATTCATGGAAGTAAGCATTTTAGCTTTGGAAAGAAGTTTCGACACACCATGAAAGTGGTGAGTTACATGCTGTTTGTTGGCGTTATCGTCACTGCCATCATCATTTATTACCTCGTCCATGAAGCCGAATTTGCGAAACTTAAACAAAAAGAATTAGAAACAAAATATTCATCGGTCAATCGAGAGCTCACCGCCTTAACGGCGTTAAAATCCACTCTTGAGCACGATTTATCAGAGCGTGAAGAGCGCATGCAACTTGTTTCAGACAGGCTTAATGATTTAGAAAATGTACTTGGTATGAGTGACCAAAATGGTACAGAGTTGGAATCCCGTTTAGATACAGCTACTATAACCACATCAATGCGTGTCATGATGTTAACGCAAATACCCAGTGGCCCGCCTGTCATTAACGCTCGAACATCATCAGGTTATGGCAAGCGGAAACACCCTGTTACAGGGATTATGAAGTTCCATCGCGGACAAGATTTCGCCGTCAATACAGGTACGCCGATCTATGCTCCAGCGGATGGTGCGGTCGAAGTTATTCGTCCAAGCAAAAAAGGTTCTGGTAACTATTTAAGACTATTTCATGCTTATGGTTTTTCAAGTTCCTACTCTCATTTAAGCAAGTTTGCCGTTAAACGCGGGGACTTTGTTAAAAAAGGGGATTTGATCGCCTATTCAGGAAACAGTGGTTTATCCTCTGGTCCCCATCTTCATTATGAAGTTAGATTTGTCGGCCGAGCACTGAACCCGAAGCCCTTTATAAGCTGGAATGTAGACAATTTCGATACAATTTTTGAAAGTGTAAGAGGTATAGGATGGGAATCTTTGGTGGGTCAAGTACAGTTAAGAGTCAGTCGTCAGCTACAACTCTCATCGCAGAAGGTTGCTCTATTAATGGACACATCCAAGTAGCAACTCAGTTACAAATCGATGGTCACGTTGAAGGGCAAATTGATGCCGTTAAGCAAATAAAAATTAGCGAATCGGGTAAGGTGTTAGGTGAAATCAATACTGAAAAACTGATTATAAACGGCCACTTTGAAGGTATCTGCTATGCTAACTACATCGAGATTTTAAGCTGTGGACGTGTTAGTGGCACCGTCTATAGTGACAATTTAAGCATTGAACCTGGTGGTAAATTTACTGGGATCACCAATCCTTCAGAAAAAAACATTGCTCAACAAGAAGCATTGGACCTTGATGAAAAGGTTACCTTGATTAGCAGCGACGCCATCTGATACAGCCCCCTTTAAAAAGATTGTAAAGCCAAATCCCTTGCGAATTTTGGCTTTTCTTCTTCCTTCAATTTTTTCTACTCATTTTCTTTGCCACTAAGTTAAGTTCCTGTTTCAAAACCATTAACGCTATTCCATGATTTAAATCCCCCCCTCACATTCATTGTATTCCGCCAAAAAAAAACGATTAATTAACTCAAGTCACTTGACCTAAGTCTTCGCATGAATTAATTTATTAACCATACCGTTTAGTTAATAAATTAATAGGAGCAAGCCATGCAAAGCGAGAATGGTTTCTACGGCCAATATGGCGGCAGCTACATTCCAGAAATTCTGTTTGCCAGTCAGCAACAGATTTTAACCGCTTTTGAAGAAGCCAAGCAGGATGAAAGCTTCTTAGCGGAATTGAATAAGCAGTGGCAACAATTCTCAGGCCGCCCCACCCCACTTACGTTTTGTGCCAATCTCACCGAACATTTTGGTGGTGCACAAATCTATCTAAAACGTGAAGATTTAAATCACAGTGGCGCGCACAAGATGAATAACGTCATCGGCCAAGGCTTACTGGTTAAGCGCATGGGGAAAAAGCGTGTCATTGCTGAAACAGGTGCTGGTCAGCATGGCATTGCAACGGCACTCGTTGCGGCACGTTTGGGATTAGAATGTACTATTTATATGGGCGCTAAAGACATCGAGCGTCAGTATCCAAATGTATTTTGGATGAAACAGCTTGGTGCGGAGGTGGTGCCTGTCTCCACTGGGGCACAAACGCTTCGTGATGCCTTAGACGAAGCATTAAGAGATTGGTCTTCCAGCCATGAAGATAGCCATTATCTGATCGGTACATCCTGTGGTTGTGCCCCCTTCCCTGAAATGGTGGCTTTTTTCCAGTCTGTCATAGGCAATGAAGTCCGTGAGCAAAGCATCGCCCAATTCGAGCAGTTCCCAGACCGCCTTTACGCTTGTGTTGGTGGTGGATCCAATGCTTGCGGTTTGTTCCTACCTTTTCTTAACGATCAAGAAGTGGAAATGATTGGCGTTGAGGCTGGAGGAAAAGGCTTAGCACTAGGAGAACACTCGATTCGCTTATCTCATAACCTTGGTCAACCTGGTATCGCTCAAGGTTTTGCAACCATGTTCTTACAAGATAACGCCGGCCAACTGCAAGAAACACACTCTATCGCAGCGGGTTTAGATTATGTGGGAGTATCACCTATTATCGCGCATTTGGCCGAAACCGGTCGTGTGAAAATGACCTACGCCATGGATGATGATGTCATTGCGGCTTGCACTCTGTTGTTGAAAAAGGAAGGCATTATTCCGGCGCTAGAATCCTCTCACGCCCTCGCAGGCGCTTTCAAAGACGCGCCGAATTTACCGAAAGATTCGAAGATTGTCATTAACTTATCAGGCCGCGGCGACAAAGATATTTTCAATGTTGCTAAAGCCGTAGAAGATGAAACCTTTCCTGAGTTTTTGAACGATTACCTTGCGTCTTATCCCTCCCATAACGCTGATAACAAGGAGCAAAACAGATGAGCCAATTAGCCGAATTCACCCAGCAAAAACTCATCAACAAACCCATTTTAGCCATGACTCATGTGGTGTATGGCTACCCAAGCATTACAGAAAGCCTGTCTTGGATGAGAAGATTATTAGAGGAAGGCGTTGATTTTATTGAAGTTCAATTTCCTTTTTCAGATCCGGTTGCGGACGGTCCAAGTATTGTC
Coding sequences within it:
- a CDS encoding bactofilin family protein, with translation MGIFGGSSTVKSQSSATTLIAEGCSINGHIQVATQLQIDGHVEGQIDAVKQIKISESGKVLGEINTEKLIINGHFEGICYANYIEILSCGRVSGTVYSDNLSIEPGGKFTGITNPSEKNIAQQEALDLDEKVTLISSDAI
- a CDS encoding M23 family metallopeptidase, with the translated sequence MKDNVTISVSSIHGSKHFSFGKKFRHTMKVVSYMLFVGVIVTAIIIYYLVHEAEFAKLKQKELETKYSSVNRELTALTALKSTLEHDLSEREERMQLVSDRLNDLENVLGMSDQNGTELESRLDTATITTSMRVMMLTQIPSGPPVINARTSSGYGKRKHPVTGIMKFHRGQDFAVNTGTPIYAPADGAVEVIRPSKKGSGNYLRLFHAYGFSSSYSHLSKFAVKRGDFVKKGDLIAYSGNSGLSSGPHLHYEVRFVGRALNPKPFISWNVDNFDTIFESVRGIGWESLVGQVQLRVSRQLQLSSQKVALLMDTSK
- the dbpA gene encoding ATP-dependent RNA helicase DbpA, which encodes MTQFQDTLKQQLPSKLTTLLSDMGFTRFTPIQEQSLPAIMDGKDILAQAQTGSGKTLAFAIGVLLKINPRFFGVQALVMCPTRELADQVSKEIRKVARFQENIKVLSLCGGMPFGPQINSLEHGAHIVVGTPGRLMEHLRKGTLRLNALSTLVLDEADRMLDMGFVDSIREVVELTPKEKQTLLFSATYGDNIEALSAEFQRQPISIKVEIQEDLKPNIEQFFVRSENANKTTALLSCLQHFAPRQAIVFCNTKAESQLVADWLDDHKVAAQAIHGDLEQKQRDQVLVRFSNQSSCILVATDVAARGIDVKEVDLIVNYDTTRDTDVHTHRIGRTGRAGAAGVAVNLITSKDDYKVRDIESRFDIKANFIELDEADPTYRLIPEKTTIAFDAGRKNKLRPGDILGALTAGLGLDKQQVGKIDIFDFHAYVAVDNQVAKKVVKALENKKIKGRNIRARILR
- a CDS encoding GFA family protein, which translates into the protein MSDANYPIRGACQCGGVQYQLLSAPKMVVACHCKECQKLSTSAFSITAVIDKEQLVIEGELADWQRGSDSGNVAAAKFCVTCGNRIYHFDPAKPDLIKLKPSTLDDTSIIQPTAHVWVSEKQDWFEIPEGVAVFQGQP
- a CDS encoding multidrug effflux MFS transporter translates to MENAHNNTQASGMQAKEFTILVALLMSIVAISIDALLPALGIIGNDLGAVTANQPQLLISMLFLGMALGQLICGPLSDALGRRPILFSGFTLYLIGTLICYQANNLEMLMIGRFIQGLGVAGPYISAISLVRDLFHGAQMARIMSLVMMIFVLVPAIAPTLGQGIMLISDWRGIFELYLVYAIILMLWIFFRLKETLPKENRIAFSTKGFYDGFKEVVTNRITASYTICMGLFFGSFIGYLNSSQQIFQVQFETGNMFSVYFGLLALVLGVSSLINSRVVERFGARHIAFRAICLVVVASAIFLTLHSFAEITLWMFMLYASVLFFCFGLLFGNVNALAMEPMGHVAGIASAIIGSVSSIMSMSIGTVIGQLYDNTLIPISGGFVIMGSLAIVIMIWAEKGRLEDLAEVGNVSA
- the trpB gene encoding tryptophan synthase subunit beta, encoding MQSENGFYGQYGGSYIPEILFASQQQILTAFEEAKQDESFLAELNKQWQQFSGRPTPLTFCANLTEHFGGAQIYLKREDLNHSGAHKMNNVIGQGLLVKRMGKKRVIAETGAGQHGIATALVAARLGLECTIYMGAKDIERQYPNVFWMKQLGAEVVPVSTGAQTLRDALDEALRDWSSSHEDSHYLIGTSCGCAPFPEMVAFFQSVIGNEVREQSIAQFEQFPDRLYACVGGGSNACGLFLPFLNDQEVEMIGVEAGGKGLALGEHSIRLSHNLGQPGIAQGFATMFLQDNAGQLQETHSIAAGLDYVGVSPIIAHLAETGRVKMTYAMDDDVIAACTLLLKKEGIIPALESSHALAGAFKDAPNLPKDSKIVINLSGRGDKDIFNVAKAVEDETFPEFLNDYLASYPSHNADNKEQNR
- the guaD gene encoding guanine deaminase — translated: MTQLKAWRAAIVHCIADPKDVGTEAAYEYFEDGILVVDGDKIHALGDANTLLPNLPDSLQIEHHPNAILTPGLIDTHIHYPQTDMIGSYGEQLLTWLNTYTFPEEAKFSDKDHARDVAERFLAELLRNGTTTALVFGTVHKVSVDAFFEASQVHNLRMICGKVMMDRNAPDYLTDTPETSYQESKQLIEKWHNKGRLHYAITPRFAPTSSDQQLALAGKLLSEYDDVYLHTHLSENKDECAWVQELFPNSKHYLDVYDQNQLLSERSVFAHGIHLCDHEYQRLSETGSAISFCPTSNLFIGSGLFKLSKAEQHNVNVGLGTDVGGGTSFSMLQTMNEAYKVIQLQNENLNPIKSLYLSTLGGAKALRLEDKIGNLAVGSEADFILLDKQATPLLSSRLALSKNIEESLFVLMTIGDDRAVQATYSAGQCVHRR
- a CDS encoding TetR/AcrR family transcriptional regulator; this encodes MARGRPSKKTHIVSAACELFTRQGYQGTSIDQVVNAAAVSKPTVYSNFPTKLVLWEQVLESLSVSAEQKLSETFVVCQQSESKHALTAWLTLWNTWVSKSEWLAVYRIFIGEQHKMSATSMKLFAQFEARLENVLLCWKDFYQVSDEVYQLLDAVTRRSLLLPALLKQPAISQADLLSELQPIIGRR